The genomic window GCTTCATAGTATTTGTGCATAGTCTTCAAGTGTTCTACGAAACGAGGAACTTCGTAACGGTTTACGATCTTAGTAGTGTCGCCTTCAAGGTCGATGACGAATGGAAGACCATTTGCAACTGGGTAGTCAAAGTTTTCTGATGGAATAAAGTTTTTACCAACAGCGAATGGCACTACATCTGGAGCTTTTTCTTTAATTTGTTTCAAGACTGGTTCAAGTGTTTCGTATGAAGTTACACCTGAAATATCGATACCATATTTTTCAAGAAGTGGGCCGTTGAAGGCAAAGTTTTGTGAAGATGCAACGTTAGCTGCAACTGGAACAGCGTAAATTTTACCGTTTATAGTGTTACCTTTGATGTAAGCTGGGTCAAGCGCTTTGTAAAGATCAGCTCCTTCTTTCTTGTACAATTCTGTCAAGTCAGCATAAGCACCCTTTTGAGCGTTTACTACGTAGTTATCTGCAAATGCGATATCATAGTTTTCACCTGATGAAGTGATAACTGACATTTTCTTACCGTAGTCACCCCAACCAAGGTATTGGATATCCAATTTAGCACCAACTTTTTCTCCGATGATTTTGTTTGCATTTTCTAGCAATTCATCCAAGTTATCTGGTTTGTCACCGATTTGGTACATTTTGATAACAGTTTTATCACCTGAAGCTGAGTCAGCAGCCTTTTGGTTGTTTCCTTTAAGGTTTCCACAAGCTGCAAGGCTAGCAGCTAAAGCGACAAGGCTAGCAGAAGCAAAAGCATATTTTTTCCAGTTTTTCATGATAAAAACTCCTTTTTTTATTTTTAATTTATAAACAATTTTAATGAGTAACTTTCCTTATGATGAAAAGTTAGATAGAGAAGAGAAAGCTTGTTTCTCAGCGTCTCTTATTCTTTAACACCACCGATAGTCAAACCTTTTACAAAGTAGCGTTGGAAGAACGGATATAGAATCGCGATCGGAATAGTTGCAACTACAACCATAGCCATACGGCCTGTTTCTTTTGGTAGGGCAACTGCAAGTTGTCCTGACATCCCAACTGACTTAGCAATGTAATCCATGTTGTTTTGAATTTGCATGAGCAAATATTGCAATGGATACAAGTTGTCACTCTTGATGTAAAGAAGGGCATTGAACCAGTCGTTCCAGAATCCAAGTGCTGTCAAAAGTGTGATAGTCGCAATCCCTGGAAGAGAGAGTGGTAAACAGATTTGGAAGAAGATCCGCGCCTCACTAGCACCATCAATACGAGCCGATTCGAGGATTGCTTCTGGAATGGTTTTCTTGAAGAAAGACCGCATCAACATGATGTTGAATGGTGATAGAAGCATCGGAACAATCAAGGCCCAAATAGTATCACCCAAGTGAAGTAGCTGAGTTACCACGATATAGCCTGGTACCAAACCAGCATTGAACAACATACTAAGAAGAGCAAAGATTGTAAAGAATTTGCGATACTTAAATGTTGAACGTGAGATGGCATAAGCGTATGTTGTTGTGATGAATACGTTTGTCAAGGTACCGACAACTGTCACAAAGGTTGAGATAAAGAGTGCTTGCAAAATTTTGTCTTTAAATTGAGCCAAGAATTGGAATCCATCTACACCAAACTTAGAAGGGAAGAAACTATATCCATATTGAACAATACTTTTTTCGTCTGTAACTGAAATAATGATTACGAAGATGAAAGGCAAGATACAAGAGAAGGCCAGCAAACCAGATATGATACTAAAGAAAATATCTGCCTTTTTGCTGAAGGAGTGTATGCCAACATTATCAATTTTTTCTTTTTGAATTTTTTTTGCCATATGCTCCTCCTTTCTAGAATAGTGCTGAGTTAGGATCAACACGTCTTGCAAGTAAGTTTGATAGGATAACGAGAATCAAACCGACGACTGACTGGTAGAGACCGGCTGCTGAAGCCATACCGATATCTGCTGTCTGAGTCAATCCGTTAAAGACATAGACGTCCAATACATTTGTTACACTATAGAGCTGACCTGCGTTGTGAGGGATTTGGTAGAAGAGACCGAAGTCTGCACGGAAGATATTTCCGACTGCAAGGATGGTCAATACTGTCACAAGCGGTGTCAACTGAGGGATGGTTACGTTACGGATACGTTGCCATTTGCTAGCACCGTCCACTGTCGCTGCTTCGTAGTAAGTTGGGTCAATACCCATGATAGTTGCGTAGTACATCACACTACTATATCCAAAGCCTTTCCAGATACCTAGGAAAAGGAGAAGGTAAGGCCAAATACTTACATCAGCGTAGAAGTTAATACCCTTCATTCCAAGAGCTTCTAAGGTGTGGTTGATAAGCCCTTTATCGATGTTTAGGAAAGCATCTGTAAAGAAACTGATGATAACCCAAGATAGGAAGTAAGGGAACAACATAGATGTTTGGTAGATTTTAACCATTTGCTTAGAGCGAAGTTCACTAAGGATAATGGCGATACCAACTGACACAATTAAACCGATAAAGATAAATCCAAGGTTGTAAAGTACAGTGTTTCGAGTGATGACAAAGGCATCCTTGGAACTAAACAAGAATTTAAAGTTATCTAGTCCGACCCATTTACTATTTATAATACTGTGGACGAATCCTTCACCAGTCATATGGTAGTCTTTGAAGGCAACCACATTCCCAAAAACTGGAATGTAGAAGAATAAAATCAACCAAATTGTTCCTGGTAGAACCATTAAGAGAAAAATCCAATTATCTCTTAAAGTTTTTGAAAACTTGTTCATAATTTCCTCCCTTTTTATTTTCTAAAACTTCATAATCTCACATTTTTAAATTTGATAACGTTTACAAAAATAGTATACTCTTATTTTTAGGACAGTTTAAACTACAAATTATAGAAAAAACTCCACAAATTATTTTATGTGGAGAGCTTTTTTATATAAGAAGGATGTTTCACGAGAAACTTTCTTCCTGAATAGAGTTTTCCTAGGTTGTATAAATGGTCGAAGCTGTCGCAATAGTATGCCACTGGTTAGCCGTTGTGGCTGCGAAGTCCTGATCCCCGTAGAAATCGTTGAATGGCAAGATCTCTACTTCTAGTTCGTCGATACGAGAGATTTCGCCTGCTAGATAGTTTTCAATGCGACTTTCTGCGCGCTTGATCCGTTGCAAGAGCCCACCCATACGAATGTCTACTGTATCCAAGCCAAAGACCTTGTTTTCTTTCAACCATTGTTGACTAAAGAGAGCATGGAAGATTTCAATCTGGCTTCTGAGTTTTGGCAATTCTCCTCTAGCTATTCCTTGCAAACTGTCTTTATCATCAGCTTGATAAACTTGACGGATACGTCGCCCCACATCCACTTTACTACTTAAAATGGCATTCAACTGTGCCTGAGTTTCGAAAAGATAAGCGTAAATGCCTGCTTTTTCTTTGATAGTAGTAAGAGTCTCAGCTGCTTGGGCAAAGTGTGGCTTGTCCTGTTCAGGTGTCATGTGCTTGTCAAGAATTGGGCAGAGAACATCCTGATAAAAGACATAACGGTTAGGGTTAATCCCACTGAGATTATCTGGTAGATCTGGCAAGAGGTTAGCAAGGTCAAGTTGCATGAAGTCTTCAACCGATAAACCTGTATTGGTCTTGAAATGAGCTGACAAACGGTCTAAATCATTGCGGTAGCTGAGTTCTGCCCAGATTTGCAAGCTTGGAAAGATAGAGAACTGGGCTGTTTCCCCACCATTGTCCCCCCAACCCGTCACGATGACTTCCTTGATCTGATTAGCACGACAGGCTTTATTAGCTTCAAGAGCGATAAGACGACTGAAATGGTTGTGTGGTGTAAAGCCAATCCACTTCCAGGCACCACCTGCAAAAGCGATATCCTGGCTAATCTTGTGGTGATTACGGAAGTTACGGTTGTATTTTTCTTCGCTATCCTGATAATAATCCCAGTAAACCAAGGTCACACGGTCTTTGAGACGATCAAGATAAACGCGCGTTTCCTCTGGAATTTCCACATCACGATCATACTGCCCATCTGCTGACATAAGCTTGAAGAACATATCGCTCCACATCTGGCAGTGGAAACCATACTTGTCTGCAATATCCAGCACGCGCTCCAAGTGTTGGCACATGAGGAGACTCCGATCAACCACACCGTTCAGGATAAGGTAACGTCCCAAACCAACTAGGTGAGCTTCGTCCATTCCGATATTGACCTTGCGAGTTTGTAGTTTAGATAACGTCGCAAACATACCGTCAATCAGGTCGTAGACTTTTTCTTCACCGATGAGAAGAATGTCTTCTACATCGCGGAGTTGCTGGACTTCTTTGACACCCCATTTGACAAAGGCTGATAAGTGGGCCAGGGTTTGGATACATGGGACAAAGGTCATGTCAAACTGCTGAGCGTATGCTTCGATTTCCTGTAATTCCTCAGCTGAATAAGCCCCACGGAAATAACCAAAGTAAGGTTGTCCTTCAATTTGATAAGTGTCTTCCATGTAGAGCTCAAAGGTTGAATAACCCATCAGAGCTAAGACTTCAATCATCTGCTTGGCAGATGCGACATTGAGCACGGCATTGCGCGAACAGTCAGCCATGTAGGCTAAATCTTCATAAGCTGCTTGTTCTTCAATCTCTACCTTATCACCTTCTTCTAAAGCTGTTGCTAGCACAGACAAGGCACGATAGAGTTGATGAGGTTTTCGATAGGTCAATTGATAGTGGCCACCCTCACCCTTGATAGAGATGGAGGCCTGATCAGACTGAGCGACTGCCACCTCTACATCTGGTAGAGAAATGTGATTTTTTAATACTTCGATAGATTGGGCTTGTTTGGGACTAAGTCCTGTAAAACTTACCATTGGTTTTCCTCCTGTAACCAGTTGACAAGGGCACCGTAGAGATTGGCATCTGCGTGATAGGTGCAAGCTTGGATGACTGGAGCGATTGTATATTCTTCATATCTTTCCACAAAGGTATCTACTGCTTTTTGCACACCTTTGATAAAATCTGGGTTTTGACTGATAGAGCCACCTAGGCTAATCACATCTGGATCAATGAGATACTGGATATTGAGCAGGCCTTGAGCAAGATTACGATTCATACGCTCAATGGCTTCCTGGCAAAGAGCATTGCCGGCTGCAGCTTCTTGGTAAATCTTACGGCCATCCCAGTCAGACTGACCTGATTTCTCAATCACATAACGAACCATGTTCCCCGTAGAAGCTAGTAACGACCAGTTATTGAGCTTTTCTGCAGGCTCGATGGTTGTCATGTAGCCAAACTCACCGCCCAAACCATGACGACCACGGTGTAGCTTCCCATTGATAATCATGGCTCCACCGATTCCTGTACCAATGACAACACAGGCTGCATTTTCAATCTCAGGATGCGCCAGCAATTCACTCAGCCCAACGCAGTTGGCATCATTTTCTAAATGAACAGGTAGTTTGTGATGAGCAAGGGCCTCATACCAAGAAAAACCATGGATGTAAGGAATGGCGCTAATTCCCTCAATCACTCCTGTTTCTTGGTTAACTGCACCTGGCACACTCATAGCAATCCCACGATAGTCTTGTTCTGACAAACGTTGGTCCAACCAAGCAAGCAACTCTTCTAGAGTCTCTGGCGTCGGTGT from Streptococcus sp. oral taxon 061 includes these protein-coding regions:
- a CDS encoding ABC transporter substrate-binding protein, translating into MKNWKKYAFASASLVALAASLAACGNLKGNNQKAADSASGDKTVIKMYQIGDKPDNLDELLENANKIIGEKVGAKLDIQYLGWGDYGKKMSVITSSGENYDIAFADNYVVNAQKGAYADLTELYKKEGADLYKALDPAYIKGNTINGKIYAVPVAANVASSQNFAFNGPLLEKYGIDISGVTSYETLEPVLKQIKEKAPDVVPFAVGKNFIPSENFDYPVANGLPFVIDLEGDTTKIVNRYEVPRFVEHLKTMHKYYEAGYIPKDVATSDTSYDLTQDTWLVREETVGPADYGSSLLSRVANRDIQIKPFTNFIKKNQTTQVANFVISNNSKNKEKAMEVLNLLNTNPELLNGLVYGPEGKNWEKVEGKENRVKVLDGYKGNTHMSGWNTGNNWILYINENVTDEQIAQSKKDLETAKESPALGFIFNTDNVKSEISAITNTMQQFDTAINTGTVDPEKAIPELMEKLKSEGAYQKVLDEMQKQYDEFLKSKKS
- a CDS encoding carbohydrate ABC transporter permease, whose translation is MAKKIQKEKIDNVGIHSFSKKADIFFSIISGLLAFSCILPFIFVIIISVTDEKSIVQYGYSFFPSKFGVDGFQFLAQFKDKILQALFISTFVTVVGTLTNVFITTTYAYAISRSTFKYRKFFTIFALLSMLFNAGLVPGYIVVTQLLHLGDTIWALIVPMLLSPFNIMLMRSFFKKTIPEAILESARIDGASEARIFFQICLPLSLPGIATITLLTALGFWNDWFNALLYIKSDNLYPLQYLLMQIQNNMDYIAKSVGMSGQLAVALPKETGRMAMVVVATIPIAILYPFFQRYFVKGLTIGGVKE
- a CDS encoding sugar ABC transporter permease, whose translation is MNKFSKTLRDNWIFLLMVLPGTIWLILFFYIPVFGNVVAFKDYHMTGEGFVHSIINSKWVGLDNFKFLFSSKDAFVITRNTVLYNLGFIFIGLIVSVGIAIILSELRSKQMVKIYQTSMLFPYFLSWVIISFFTDAFLNIDKGLINHTLEALGMKGINFYADVSIWPYLLLFLGIWKGFGYSSVMYYATIMGIDPTYYEAATVDGASKWQRIRNVTIPQLTPLVTVLTILAVGNIFRADFGLFYQIPHNAGQLYSVTNVLDVYVFNGLTQTADIGMASAAGLYQSVVGLILVILSNLLARRVDPNSALF
- a CDS encoding beta-N-acetylhexosaminidase, which encodes MVSFTGLSPKQAQSIEVLKNHISLPDVEVAVAQSDQASISIKGEGGHYQLTYRKPHQLYRALSVLATALEEGDKVEIEEQAAYEDLAYMADCSRNAVLNVASAKQMIEVLALMGYSTFELYMEDTYQIEGQPYFGYFRGAYSAEELQEIEAYAQQFDMTFVPCIQTLAHLSAFVKWGVKEVQQLRDVEDILLIGEEKVYDLIDGMFATLSKLQTRKVNIGMDEAHLVGLGRYLILNGVVDRSLLMCQHLERVLDIADKYGFHCQMWSDMFFKLMSADGQYDRDVEIPEETRVYLDRLKDRVTLVYWDYYQDSEEKYNRNFRNHHKISQDIAFAGGAWKWIGFTPHNHFSRLIALEANKACRANQIKEVIVTGWGDNGGETAQFSIFPSLQIWAELSYRNDLDRLSAHFKTNTGLSVEDFMQLDLANLLPDLPDNLSGINPNRYVFYQDVLCPILDKHMTPEQDKPHFAQAAETLTTIKEKAGIYAYLFETQAQLNAILSSKVDVGRRIRQVYQADDKDSLQGIARGELPKLRSQIEIFHALFSQQWLKENKVFGLDTVDIRMGGLLQRIKRAESRIENYLAGEISRIDELEVEILPFNDFYGDQDFAATTANQWHTIATASTIYTT
- a CDS encoding ROK family protein; translated protein: MTLATIDIGGTGIKFASLTPDGKILDKISTPTPETLEELLAWLDQRLSEQDYRGIAMSVPGAVNQETGVIEGISAIPYIHGFSWYEALAHHKLPVHLENDANCVGLSELLAHPEIENAACVVIGTGIGGAMIINGKLHRGRHGLGGEFGYMTTIEPAEKLNNWSLLASTGNMVRYVIEKSGQSDWDGRKIYQEAAAGNALCQEAIERMNRNLAQGLLNIQYLIDPDVISLGGSISQNPDFIKGVQKAVDTFVERYEEYTIAPVIQACTYHADANLYGALVNWLQEENQW